Proteins encoded by one window of Channa argus isolate prfri chromosome 13, Channa argus male v1.0, whole genome shotgun sequence:
- the rad51c gene encoding DNA repair protein RAD51 homolog 3, whose product MTMKMKMQRTVTGLSLSPSVKVKLVSAGFQFTADLLNLKPLQLSKEAGLSQQEALEVLQAARTDGDRAGAGLTALELLQQEDDIRSIVTFCSQLDTVLGGGLPVGKITEVCGAPGVGKTQLCLQLAVDVQVPPCFGGIGGQVIYIDTEGSFLVQRVVDVATAVVRHCSQLVEDDEQQIAMTAFTVESILSNIFLVRCHDYVELLAELHLLLDFLSNHPKVRLLVIDSVAFPFRQFDNLSQRSRLLNGIAQQLITLATKHCISVVITNQMTTRLRGGQSQLVPALGESWGHAPTIRLHLYWEKSQRLATIFKSPGHMDTTVQYQITSDGFRDVELAATKETGSNCC is encoded by the exons atgacaatgaaaatgaagatgCAGAGAACAGTTACAGGTTTATCTCTGAGTCCCAGTGTGAAAGTTAAATTGGTCAGCGCTGGTTTCCAGTTCACCGCAGACCTGCTTAACCTTAAACCGTTACAACTCAGCAAAG aGGCAGGTCTGTCACAGCAGGAGGCACTGGAGGTACTGCAGGCTGCCAGGACAGATGGAGACAGAGCAGGAGCAGGTCTCACAGCTCtagagctgctgcagcaggaggaTGATATAAGGAGCATTGTCACTTTCTGCTCTCAGCTGGACACTGTGCTTGGAGGAGGACTTCCAGTCGGGAAAATCACAGAAGTCTGTGGTGCTCCAGGAGTCGGAAAAACACAGCTGTG CCTGCAGTTGGCGGTGGATGTCCAGGTGCCACCATGTTTTGGGGGTATCGGTGGTCAGGTGATCTACATTGACACAGAGGGCAGCTTCCTAGTGCAGAGAGTTGTTGATGTGGCAACTGCCGTCGTCAGACACTGCTCCCAATTGGTCGAAGACGATGAGCAGCAGATTGCCATGACAGCTTTTACCGTGGAGAGTATCCTGTCCAACATCTTCCTG GTGCGTTGCCATGACTATGTGGAACTTTTGGCCGAGCTTCACCTGCTGCTGGACTTCTTATCGAACCACCCGAAGGTCCGCCTCCTTGTTATTGATAGTGTGGCATTTCCATTCAGACAGTTTGACAACCTGTCGCAGAGGTCACGCCTCCTCAATGGCATCGCCCAACAGCTTATCACCCTGGCAACCAAACATTGCATTTCTGTGGTTATCACCAACCAGATGACTACACGGCTGAGGGGTGGCCAATCACAGCTTGTCCCTGCCCTCGGGGAAAGTTGGGGCCACGCCCCTACTATAAGGCTCCACCTATACTGGGAGAAGTCTCAGCGACTGGCGACCATCTTTAAATCTCCTGGTCACATGGACACCACTGTCCAATACCAGATTACATCTGATGGCTTCAGAGATGTTGAACTAGCAGCTACAAAGGAAACGGGCTCGAACTGCTGCTGA
- the grm6a gene encoding glutamate receptor, metabotropic 6a, whose protein sequence is MASSGYIPMALACLHYHFLLLWNGRPPSLFSLPRLMLVIWLWISGNQGQVNGSHQHFHPDSIKIPGDITLGGLFPIHARGPHGLPCGELKKEKGIHRMEAMLYALDQINSDPELLPNITLGARILDTCSRDTYALEQSLTFVQALIKKDTSDIRCSNGELPFIRKPERVVAVIGASASSVSIMVANILRLFEIPQVSYASTAPELSDNNRYDFFSRVVPPDSYQAQAMLDIVKALGWNYVSTLASEGNYGESGVDAFIQISREAGGVCIAQSVKIPREPTSGEFDKIIKRLTETSNARGVIIFANEDDIKRVLEATQRANMTGHFLFVGSDSWGAKSSPIAELEDVAEGAVTILPKRASIDGFDQYFTSRSLQNNRRNIWFAEFWEDDFRCKLTRPGIKLDPDTKKCTGNERISRDSSYEQEGKVQFVIDAVYAVAHALHNMLQDLCPGTTGVCSNMDPVEGRLLLNYIRAVNFNGSAGTSVLFNENGDAPGRYDIFQFQMTNHSHPGYRVIGQWTNNLRLSVEEMQWSGGDKSVPESICSFPCKPGERKKMVKGVPCCWHCELCDGYQYQLDEFTCETCPSDMRPAPNRTTCRPTPIIKLEWNSPWALVPSSLAMLGILATSTVVFTFIRFNETPIVRASGRELSYVLLTGIFLIYLMTFLMIAEPGVVVCAFRRLLLGLGMAITYSAMLTKTNRIYRIFEQGKRSVTPPKFISPTSQLLITLILISVQVLGVFVSFAVIPPHTTIDYEEQRPPNPDLARGILKCDMSDLSIICCLSYSIVLMVTCTVYAVKSRGVPETFNEAKPIGFTMYTTCIVWLAFVPIFFGTAQSTEKMFIQTATLTVSMSLSASVSLGMLYLPKVYVIIFHPEQNVQKRKRSFKAVAQVARLSQKSLTEKQNGETKIEPDRMQ, encoded by the exons ATGGCATCATCAGGCTACATCCCTATGGCACTCGCTTGCTTGCATTAtcactttttgttgctctggAATGGGCGACCTCCCTCTCTATTTTCATTGCCCCGCCTCATGCTGGTTATCTGGCTCTGGATTAGTGGAAACCAGGGCCAGGTGAATGGTTCCCACCAGCACTTCCACCCCGACTCCATAAAGATCCCTGGTGATATTACTCTAGGGGGACTGTTCCCCATCCATGCCCGTGGCCCCCACGGTCTGCCCTGTGGAGAGCTGAAGAAGGAGAAGGGAATCCACCGCATGGAGGCCATGTTGTATGCCCTGGACCAGATTAACAGTGACCCGGAGCTGCTGCCCAACATCACACTGGGGGCCAGGATCCTGGACACCTGCTCCAGAGACACCTATGCCTTGGAGCAGTCACTTACCTTTGTTCAGGCGCTGATCAAGAAAGACACATCCGACATCCGCTGCTCCAATGGAGAGCTGCCCTTCATCCGCAAACCGGAGAGGGTGGTGGCAGTGATTGGAGCATCGGCCAGCTCTGTGTCCATTATGGTGGCCAACATCCTTCGTCTGTTTGAG ATTCCCCAGGTGAGCTATGCATCCACAGCTCCAGAGCTCAGCGATAATAATCGCTATGATTTCTTCTCTCGGGTGGTTCCTCCGGACTCCTACCAAGCTCAGGCCATGCTGGACATTGTCAAAGCTCTGGGCTGGAACTATGTCTCTACACTGGCATCAGAGGGAAACTATGGAGAGAGTGGAGTTGACGCGTTCATACAGATTTCCAGAGAGGCCG GGGGGGTGTGCATTGCTCAGTCGGTGAAAATTCCTCGTGAGCCAACTTCTGGAGAGTTTGACAAGATTATCAAACGTCTGACAGAGACTAGTAATGCAAGAGGAGTAATCATCTTTGCCAACGAGGATGACATCAA GCGTGTCCTTGAAGCTACACAGCGTGCTAACATGACAGGTCACTTCCTCTTTGTGGGGTCAGACAGCTGGGGGGCAAAGAGTTCACCAATTGCCGAACTGGAAGACGTAGCAGAAGGTGCAGTCACCATCCTGCCGAAACGAGCTTCAATAGATG gctTTGACCAGTACTTCACATCCCGCTCTTTGCAGAACAACCGCAGGAACATCTGGTTTGCTGAATTCTGGGAGGACGATTTTAGGTGTAAACTGACCCGGCCTGGAATCAAACTGGACCCTGACACCAAGAAATGCACAG GTAACGAGAGGATTAGCCGGGACTCATCCTACGAGCAGGAGGGTAAAGTTCAGTTTGTTATTGATGCGGTTTATGCTGTTGCTCATGCTCTTCACAACATGCTCCAGGATCTGTGTCCGGGCACCACGGGAGTCTGCAGCAACATGGACCCTGTGGAAGGCCGCTTGCTGCTCAACTATATCAGAGCTGTCAACTTTAATG GAAGTGCAGGTAcaagtgttttgtttaatgaGAATGGAGATGCTCCGGGTCGCTATGACATCTTCCAGTTTCAGATGACTAATCACAGCCACCCTGGATATCGTGTCATTGGCCAATGGACCAATAACCTGAGACTCAGT GTGGAGGAGATGCAGTGGTCTGGAGGGGATAAATCAGTCCCTGAGTCCATATGTAGTTTCCCGTGTAAACCGGGAGAAAGGAAGAAGATGGTGAAGGGTGTTCCCTGCTGTTGGCACTGTGAG CTTTGTGATGGGTATCAGTACCAGCTGGATGAGTTTACTTGTGAGACCTGTCCATCAGACATGCGTCCTGCTCCAAACAGAACCACCTGTCGTCCAACCCCAATCATCAAACTGGAGTGGAACTCCCCTTGGGCCCTAGTGCCCAGCTCCCTTGCTATGCTAGGTATCCTGGCAACCAGCACCGTGGTGTTCACTTTCATCCGCTTCAACGAAACCCCCATTGTCAGGGCATCGGGCAGGGAGCTTAGTTACGTCCTCCTGACAG GCATCTTCCTCATCTACCTGATGACTTTCCTGATGATTGCAGAGCCAGGTGTGGTGGTTTGTGCATTTCGCCGCCTCCTGCTAGGCCTTGGCATGGCCATCACTTATTCCGCCATGTTGACCAAAACCAACCGCATCTATCGCATCTTCGAACAGGGCAAGAGGTCTGTGACCCCACCGAAATTTATCAGCCCCACTTCCCAGCTCCTTATCACCTTGATCCTGATCTCTGTCCAG GTTCTAGGTGTGTTCGTGTCGTTTGCTGTCATCCCACCTCACACCACCATTGACTATGAGGAGCAGCGGCCCCCGAACCCCGACCTGGCCCGAGGGATTCTAAAGTGTGACATGTCTGATCTGTCAATCATCTGCTGCCTCAGCTACAGCATCGTGCTCATG GTAACATGTACGGTGTATGCAGTGAAAAGTCGTGGGGTCCCTGAGACATTTAATGAAGCAAAGCCAATCGGCTTCACCATGTACACCACCTGCATCGTCTGGCTTGCGTTTGTCCCAATATTCTTTGGCACTGCCCAGTCTACCGAGAAG ATGTTTATCCAGACGGCAACTCTGACTGTGTCTATGTCTCTCAGCGCATCTGTATCTCTGGGGATGTTGTACCTGCCGAAGGtgtatgtcattattttccATCCTGAGCAGAATGtccagaagaggaagaggagcttCAAG GCTGTTGCCCAAGTTGCCAGATTGTCTCAGAAATCATTAACTGAGAAACAGAATGGAGAGACGAAGATTGAACCTGACAGAATGCAATAA